From a single Jatrophihabitans sp. genomic region:
- a CDS encoding SpvB/TcaC N-terminal domain-containing protein — translation MPPTTYTVAEPGETTVIEQDAGTVEVPPTAVDQPITIIAESLCAAELPPLDAGMTNVTEGPRDGYRFLPHETFDANLHITVPYDDGLIPAGLTEQDVQIYYYDTAKKEWVPLQRDSLDKPADEVESVSNHFTDMIAATVTVPDHPENVSLNPTSVKDLKAGDPSSGVGLIDPPTGNNEGDARISYPIDLPEGRQDMAPELNLGYSSAAGDGWLGVGWDLSVPSVSIDTRWGVPRYGADGNERYVVGQNQLTPAVKQDPAQSGAGKKFFHSRVEGDFNTIVRHGDTPTDYWWEVTDSDGVRSFYGGDPENGAVAAARLADDKGNVFRWALRETRDLHGNAVHYDYQTVSDAGVAGGTVAGRQLYLRSIDYTRKGATAGPYTVKFIRDSELPGYSRRSDVVIDARGGFKMVTAELLSRIEVAFQGNPVRSYDLAYTEGAFHKKLLTSVTQRGAAGASLGTHTFNYYDDIRNADGGYDAFAAAVDWQVGDDGVTAGLLGHGKASAISGSLSKSVGGHLYAGFNATKPSKYGSFGAKVGFSHSSTDGKLALVDLNGDDLPDKVFKTSNGISVRFNTSGPDGTTDFGSPVATPSLPGIAKESANTTSFGAEVYLTANGIVNHAETFTKDTTYFSDVNGDGLTDLVNEGKVLFNHLDANGVPTFTANSNDTAVPIGSGILDSDGLVQDHTATRDQLNAKNPPVDVVRRWVAPFTGTVAVTGAAKLVQDTSSERASYTGADGVRVSIQRNDDELWSTAIGASDYTAKAPAGVDSIAVTKGDRLYFRVGSRSDGAYDQVSWDPVIDYQGVPAATDANGLQAHRFQASQDFTLAGRNGMQVQAPLDGTLRLTGDLRKLAATSDDITVLVTKNGQPIITKSMAAAATGDVPVQLDIPVAKGDAIALRVKVDSQIDLTQLDWTPSLSYVSSPDVSTVTDEAGKPLIELHPPYDVDSYPADGLTAPQQTWTAPADETVTVNPNLTAAAGVNGQVTFTVKRSGGLLAKRAIEITDGAASTPAFSLDVHAGDELFFDFWVADPALKAKISGGSVQVTRPGLTPSGAPSTIHSAVTPGLLAASYRGWSYFGYNGAGARASQPIAEADLSQTFDQDSAYDPSTAKAHPFLPFPEEKSWRGADDSAWVKASTVSASRQGLDQIDVPVAGDVAGARAVARLSHTTQDAVGGELSFLSGSTSKGGTESEVDYLDLNGDRFPDIVSNGKVQYSTQNGGLESSSKAVPGLGSPRDSDASATNFGVGGSPAHFAANGRGEIDTADQAPVRGNKTGSQLTPLGLQVQAGLGEGTSKPKSDLLDVNGDGLPDRVTRNGAQLMVALNLGYGFAAAEPWGTAVINDGASENGTIGANLGFNDGIYGFGGGLSLTKNKSLTRENLDDVNGDGLADRVLPGGSGGMRVGLNTGNGFAAPVDWAGALNGACKDDTSVGLADLDWDNARLCSGSTSLGAGAYFTIGIGPLCGPGCYVILNPGADGDQSMARDEASLRDLDGDGYADHLASSDDGSLTVARNRTGRTNLLKSVSRPLGASFALEYTRDGNTSANPNSRWVLTKVSVDDGHASDGTDSVTAYTYSGGVYSRLEREFYGYAQVTEAQLDTAHNDDVYRSTVQDFRVDSFYTHGLLARERLYRSDGAPMTDTQNTYVLRDVTTGVEPADGASTSAPIFPMLTRTDERFHEARATALKTTATVNHYTDFGDIDVRTESGDTGSADDVIARISYTSCPATGVRTANSITVNGGGTPMRRRESTVDCATGNVTQVRQYLADGSAAVTDISYTGDGNILKVTDPGNAGGQRGWLSYDYDAATGTQVAKITDNFGLTSTATHDLRFGSVLTQTDTNNNATTYAYDEFGRATSFTGPYEQGSGTPTIRFEYHPEAATPWAITRHLDKFRSATDTIDTVVFIDGLGRTLQTKKDATVHTGVASAAQDVMTVSGRITYDAFGRQVTQRYPVTEPLGTAGVLNTHYDTVTATLSAYDVLDRVVAVVYPDRTKTTTDYSFGSDRAGAIQFQQIVTDPNGNKKVYYRDVRQELVSLKEFHTPTNGAQQTIWTSYGYDPLGQLVTVADDKDNVTRQSFDMLGRRTVIDNPDAGKTTTSYDLASNPVAKVTANLAATSQQVTYGYDVDRLVSISYPRFPANNVTYSYGAPGASDNRAGRITHVTDQAGSEDRYYGKLGETTKEVRTVVGFTGSSPKTYTTSYVYDTFGRQQSMAYPDGETLTYRYDSGGMVQAASGVKGNGSYSYVNRLEYDKFGQKAFVKDGNGVQTSYAFDPVMRRLSNQQAGPLLAPNGTNLGNFQNISYTYDKVGNVTSTANDIAVPAPPNFGGPSTQTFTYDDLDRLTDAAGKYQFAPDKVNRYSYALGYDNLHNTTAKNQTNTVVQASGTPVTQGKTTYDYDYDYAASQPHAPSHIGDKTYSYDANGNQVGWSDDTNGQQRTIIWDEENRIQSIFDNGQEQAYKYDDAGQRVIKRGPQGETAYVNQWFTMRNGQIGTKHVFIDTTRVASKLVKDKAYEKDTYYFHPDQLSSTNAVTDSGGKLYEHLEYFPSGEAWVEEKSNTQRTPYRFAGKELDEETGLYYFGARYYDPRTGLWPSTDPALGENLTKLSEAGDDSPTPNVAAPTFLNLYNYADANPASRVDQDGRESKLLGWAKKELNKPRQLVNPKVISAPVNMLWGFAQATGGIIAFVGGDTLTPKQMKAVPRLGRFVGKRIGAPTRLIGLHYMATGTNRVRRGVKQGVAAAKEPAYRKQSLLKFGSDLLDQTVVPTQVDREARKDYLRKWEQLKIDGKADLKSVTHGINVVKQGAWDLAGEATRRMYPRPSDSEHPQ, via the coding sequence TTGCCTCCTACGACGTACACCGTCGCCGAGCCGGGCGAGACGACCGTGATCGAGCAGGACGCGGGCACGGTGGAGGTGCCACCGACCGCGGTCGACCAGCCGATCACCATCATCGCCGAGTCGCTGTGCGCCGCTGAGCTGCCGCCGCTGGACGCGGGCATGACGAACGTGACCGAAGGACCCCGGGACGGCTACCGGTTCCTCCCGCACGAGACGTTCGACGCCAACCTGCACATCACCGTGCCCTACGACGACGGGCTGATCCCGGCCGGACTCACCGAGCAGGACGTGCAGATCTACTACTACGACACGGCCAAGAAGGAATGGGTCCCGCTGCAGCGGGACAGCCTGGACAAGCCTGCCGACGAGGTGGAGAGCGTGTCCAACCACTTCACCGACATGATCGCGGCCACCGTGACGGTGCCGGACCACCCGGAGAATGTGTCTCTGAACCCGACCAGCGTCAAGGACCTCAAGGCCGGCGACCCGTCGAGCGGGGTCGGCCTGATCGACCCGCCCACGGGCAACAACGAGGGTGACGCGCGGATCTCCTACCCGATCGACCTTCCCGAGGGCCGGCAGGACATGGCGCCGGAGCTCAACCTGGGTTACTCCTCCGCCGCGGGTGACGGCTGGCTCGGGGTGGGCTGGGACCTGTCGGTGCCGAGTGTCTCGATCGACACCCGATGGGGGGTGCCGCGCTACGGCGCGGACGGCAACGAGAGGTATGTGGTCGGACAGAATCAGCTCACCCCGGCCGTGAAGCAGGACCCGGCGCAGTCAGGCGCTGGGAAGAAGTTCTTCCACTCCCGCGTCGAGGGTGACTTCAACACGATCGTCCGGCACGGCGACACTCCCACCGACTACTGGTGGGAGGTCACCGACTCCGATGGCGTCCGCTCGTTCTACGGCGGCGATCCGGAGAACGGTGCGGTGGCCGCCGCCCGGCTGGCCGACGACAAGGGCAACGTGTTCCGGTGGGCGCTGCGCGAGACCCGTGACCTGCATGGCAACGCCGTCCACTACGACTACCAGACGGTGTCTGACGCCGGGGTTGCCGGCGGCACTGTGGCTGGCCGGCAGCTCTACCTGCGCAGCATCGACTACACCCGCAAGGGCGCCACCGCCGGGCCGTACACGGTGAAGTTCATTCGCGACAGCGAGCTGCCCGGCTACAGCCGCCGCTCCGATGTGGTGATCGACGCGCGCGGCGGGTTCAAGATGGTCACCGCTGAGCTGCTGTCCCGCATCGAGGTGGCGTTCCAGGGCAACCCGGTGCGCAGCTATGACCTGGCCTACACCGAGGGCGCCTTCCACAAGAAGCTGCTGACCTCGGTCACCCAGCGCGGCGCGGCCGGCGCGTCGCTGGGCACCCACACGTTCAACTACTACGACGACATCCGGAACGCCGACGGCGGCTATGACGCCTTCGCCGCCGCCGTGGACTGGCAGGTCGGCGACGACGGTGTCACCGCCGGACTGCTCGGCCACGGCAAGGCGAGCGCGATCTCGGGGTCGCTCAGCAAGAGCGTCGGCGGCCACCTCTACGCCGGCTTCAACGCGACGAAGCCGAGCAAGTACGGCAGCTTCGGCGCCAAGGTCGGCTTCAGCCACAGCAGCACCGACGGCAAGCTGGCCCTGGTCGACCTCAATGGCGATGACCTGCCCGACAAGGTCTTCAAGACCAGCAACGGCATCTCGGTCCGGTTCAACACCTCCGGCCCGGACGGCACCACCGACTTCGGCTCGCCCGTCGCGACCCCGTCCCTGCCGGGCATCGCCAAGGAGTCGGCGAACACGACGTCGTTCGGGGCCGAGGTCTACCTCACCGCCAACGGGATCGTCAACCACGCGGAGACGTTCACCAAGGACACCACCTACTTCAGCGACGTCAACGGCGACGGCCTGACCGACCTCGTGAACGAGGGCAAGGTGCTGTTCAACCACCTCGACGCCAACGGCGTGCCGACCTTCACCGCGAACAGCAACGACACCGCGGTGCCGATCGGCTCCGGCATCCTCGACTCCGACGGCCTGGTGCAGGATCACACCGCCACCCGTGATCAGCTGAATGCCAAGAACCCGCCGGTCGACGTGGTGCGCCGCTGGGTGGCGCCCTTCACCGGCACGGTGGCGGTCACCGGCGCCGCCAAGCTCGTCCAGGACACCAGTTCGGAGCGCGCCTCCTACACCGGCGCCGACGGCGTGCGGGTCTCGATCCAGCGCAACGATGACGAGCTGTGGTCCACCGCGATCGGCGCGAGCGACTACACCGCCAAGGCGCCGGCGGGAGTCGACTCGATCGCCGTGACCAAGGGCGACCGGCTCTACTTCCGCGTCGGCTCCCGGTCAGACGGCGCTTACGACCAGGTGTCGTGGGATCCGGTGATCGACTACCAGGGCGTGCCGGCGGCCACCGACGCCAACGGACTGCAAGCTCACCGATTCCAGGCGTCGCAGGACTTCACCCTGGCCGGCCGGAATGGCATGCAGGTGCAGGCCCCGCTGGACGGCACCCTGCGGCTGACCGGTGACCTGCGCAAGCTTGCCGCCACCAGCGACGACATCACCGTGCTGGTGACCAAGAACGGCCAGCCGATCATCACCAAGTCGATGGCCGCGGCCGCGACCGGTGACGTCCCGGTCCAGCTGGACATCCCGGTCGCCAAGGGCGATGCCATCGCCCTGCGCGTCAAGGTCGACTCCCAGATCGACCTGACCCAGCTGGACTGGACGCCGAGCCTGTCCTACGTCAGCTCACCGGACGTCAGCACCGTCACCGACGAGGCCGGCAAGCCGCTGATCGAGCTGCACCCGCCCTATGACGTCGACAGCTACCCGGCCGACGGCCTCACCGCCCCACAGCAGACCTGGACGGCGCCGGCCGACGAGACCGTCACGGTGAACCCCAACCTCACTGCGGCCGCAGGCGTGAACGGCCAGGTGACCTTCACCGTCAAGCGCTCCGGCGGCCTGCTGGCCAAGCGCGCCATCGAGATCACCGACGGCGCCGCCAGCACCCCCGCGTTCTCCCTCGACGTGCACGCCGGCGACGAGCTGTTCTTCGACTTCTGGGTGGCCGACCCGGCCCTGAAGGCCAAAATCAGCGGCGGTTCCGTCCAGGTCACCCGTCCCGGGCTCACTCCGTCCGGCGCGCCCAGCACCATCCACAGCGCGGTGACCCCCGGCCTGCTCGCCGCCTCGTACCGCGGGTGGAGCTACTTCGGTTACAACGGCGCAGGCGCCCGGGCAAGCCAGCCGATCGCCGAGGCCGATCTGAGCCAGACCTTCGACCAGGACTCGGCCTATGACCCCAGCACCGCCAAGGCCCACCCCTTCCTGCCGTTCCCGGAGGAGAAGTCCTGGCGGGGTGCCGATGACTCGGCCTGGGTCAAGGCCTCCACGGTGAGCGCATCCCGGCAGGGCCTGGACCAGATCGACGTTCCGGTGGCCGGCGACGTCGCCGGCGCGCGGGCAGTGGCGCGGCTCAGCCACACCACCCAGGACGCCGTGGGCGGCGAGCTGTCGTTCCTGTCCGGCTCCACGTCCAAGGGCGGCACCGAGAGCGAGGTGGACTACCTCGACCTCAACGGCGACCGGTTCCCTGACATCGTCAGCAACGGAAAGGTGCAGTACAGCACCCAGAACGGTGGCTTGGAGTCCAGCAGCAAGGCAGTGCCCGGCTTGGGCAGCCCGCGCGACAGCGACGCCTCGGCGACCAATTTCGGGGTGGGTGGCAGCCCGGCGCACTTCGCCGCGAATGGCCGCGGCGAGATCGACACCGCCGACCAGGCGCCGGTGCGCGGCAACAAGACCGGCAGCCAGCTGACGCCGCTCGGCCTTCAGGTGCAGGCCGGCCTCGGCGAGGGCACCTCCAAGCCGAAGTCGGACCTGCTCGACGTCAACGGCGACGGTTTGCCTGACCGCGTCACCCGTAACGGCGCGCAGTTGATGGTGGCGCTCAACCTGGGCTACGGCTTCGCTGCGGCCGAGCCGTGGGGAACCGCGGTCATCAACGACGGCGCGAGCGAGAACGGCACGATCGGCGCGAACCTTGGGTTCAACGACGGTATCTACGGATTCGGCGGCGGCCTGTCGCTGACGAAGAACAAGTCGCTCACCCGCGAGAACTTGGACGACGTCAACGGCGACGGCCTGGCCGACCGGGTGCTGCCCGGCGGCAGCGGCGGGATGCGGGTCGGCCTCAACACCGGCAACGGCTTCGCCGCCCCGGTCGACTGGGCTGGTGCTCTTAACGGGGCGTGCAAGGACGACACCAGCGTCGGGCTGGCCGACCTGGACTGGGACAACGCCCGGCTCTGCTCCGGCAGCACCAGCCTCGGCGCCGGCGCCTACTTCACCATCGGGATCGGCCCGCTGTGCGGCCCGGGCTGCTACGTGATCCTCAACCCGGGCGCCGACGGCGACCAGTCGATGGCTCGGGACGAGGCCAGCCTGCGCGACCTCGACGGCGACGGCTACGCCGACCACCTGGCCAGCTCCGACGACGGCTCGCTCACGGTGGCTCGCAACCGGACGGGCCGCACGAACCTGCTCAAGTCGGTGTCCCGCCCGCTGGGCGCCTCGTTCGCCCTGGAGTACACCCGCGACGGCAACACCTCCGCCAACCCCAATTCACGCTGGGTGCTGACCAAGGTCAGCGTCGACGACGGGCACGCGAGCGACGGCACGGACTCTGTGACCGCCTACACCTACTCGGGTGGTGTCTACAGCCGCCTGGAGCGGGAGTTCTACGGCTACGCCCAGGTCACCGAGGCGCAGCTGGACACCGCGCACAACGATGACGTCTATCGCAGCACCGTGCAGGACTTCCGAGTCGACAGCTTCTACACCCACGGGCTGCTGGCCCGGGAACGGCTCTACCGCAGTGACGGAGCGCCGATGACCGACACGCAGAACACCTACGTCCTGCGCGACGTCACCACCGGAGTCGAGCCGGCTGACGGCGCGAGCACCTCGGCGCCGATCTTCCCGATGCTGACCCGCACCGATGAGCGGTTCCACGAGGCGCGGGCGACGGCGCTCAAGACCACCGCGACCGTCAACCACTACACCGACTTCGGCGACATCGACGTGCGTACCGAATCGGGTGACACCGGCTCGGCCGACGATGTCATCGCCCGGATCAGCTACACGTCGTGCCCGGCGACCGGTGTCCGGACGGCGAACTCCATCACCGTCAACGGCGGCGGCACGCCCATGCGGCGGCGGGAGTCTACGGTCGACTGCGCCACCGGAAATGTCACCCAAGTGCGCCAGTACCTGGCCGACGGCAGCGCCGCGGTCACCGATATCTCTTACACCGGTGATGGAAACATTCTCAAGGTCACCGATCCGGGCAATGCTGGCGGGCAACGCGGCTGGCTGAGCTACGACTACGACGCGGCCACCGGAACCCAGGTCGCGAAGATCACCGACAACTTCGGCCTGACTTCCACCGCCACCCACGACCTGCGGTTCGGCAGCGTGCTGACCCAGACCGACACCAACAACAACGCCACCACCTACGCCTACGACGAGTTCGGCCGGGCCACCAGTTTCACCGGCCCGTACGAGCAGGGCAGCGGCACTCCCACCATCCGGTTCGAGTACCACCCCGAGGCGGCGACGCCGTGGGCGATCACCCGGCACCTGGACAAGTTCCGCAGCGCCACCGACACCATCGACACCGTCGTGTTCATCGACGGCCTGGGCCGCACGCTTCAGACCAAGAAGGACGCCACCGTCCACACCGGCGTGGCCAGCGCCGCGCAGGACGTGATGACGGTCAGCGGGCGCATCACCTACGACGCTTTCGGCCGACAGGTGACGCAGCGGTACCCGGTGACCGAGCCGCTCGGCACGGCAGGGGTTCTCAACACGCACTACGACACCGTGACGGCAACCCTGTCCGCCTACGACGTGCTGGATCGCGTCGTCGCGGTTGTGTACCCGGACCGCACCAAGACGACCACCGACTACAGCTTCGGGTCCGATCGCGCCGGCGCCATCCAGTTCCAACAAATCGTCACCGACCCCAACGGGAACAAGAAGGTCTACTACCGCGACGTCCGCCAGGAGCTAGTCAGCCTGAAGGAGTTCCACACTCCCACCAACGGCGCCCAGCAGACCATCTGGACCAGTTACGGCTATGACCCGCTGGGTCAGCTGGTCACGGTTGCCGATGACAAGGACAACGTGACCCGGCAGAGCTTCGACATGCTCGGTCGGCGCACGGTGATCGACAACCCGGACGCCGGCAAGACCACCACTTCCTATGACCTGGCGTCCAACCCGGTCGCGAAGGTGACGGCGAACCTGGCCGCGACCAGTCAGCAGGTCACGTACGGCTATGACGTGGACCGGCTGGTCTCGATCAGCTATCCGCGGTTCCCGGCCAACAACGTCACCTACAGCTACGGCGCACCCGGAGCGAGCGACAACCGGGCTGGGCGGATCACCCACGTGACCGATCAGGCCGGCAGCGAGGACCGCTACTACGGCAAGCTGGGTGAGACCACCAAGGAGGTCCGGACTGTTGTCGGGTTCACCGGCAGCTCCCCCAAGACCTACACCACCTCCTATGTGTACGACACGTTCGGACGGCAGCAGTCGATGGCCTACCCCGACGGGGAGACGCTGACCTACCGCTACGACTCCGGCGGCATGGTGCAGGCCGCGAGCGGCGTCAAGGGCAACGGCAGCTACTCCTACGTCAACCGGCTGGAGTACGACAAGTTCGGCCAGAAGGCGTTCGTCAAAGACGGCAACGGCGTCCAGACCAGCTATGCCTTCGACCCGGTCATGCGCCGGCTCAGCAACCAGCAGGCCGGACCGCTCCTTGCGCCTAACGGAACCAACCTGGGTAACTTCCAGAACATCTCCTACACCTACGACAAGGTTGGCAACGTCACCTCTACGGCTAACGACATCGCGGTGCCGGCACCGCCGAACTTCGGCGGGCCCAGCACCCAGACATTCACCTACGACGATCTTGACCGGCTCACCGACGCTGCCGGTAAATACCAGTTCGCGCCGGACAAGGTCAACCGCTACAGCTACGCGCTGGGCTATGACAACCTGCACAACACCACGGCCAAGAACCAGACCAACACGGTGGTGCAGGCATCCGGCACCCCGGTGACCCAGGGCAAGACGACGTACGACTACGACTACGACTACGCCGCCAGCCAGCCGCACGCCCCGTCCCACATCGGCGACAAGACCTACAGCTATGACGCCAACGGCAACCAGGTCGGCTGGTCCGACGACACCAACGGCCAGCAACGGACGATCATCTGGGATGAGGAGAACCGCATCCAGTCCATCTTCGACAACGGCCAAGAGCAGGCTTACAAGTACGACGACGCCGGCCAGCGCGTCATCAAGCGGGGGCCGCAGGGCGAAACCGCCTACGTGAACCAGTGGTTCACCATGCGCAACGGCCAGATCGGCACCAAGCACGTCTTCATCGACACCACCCGGGTGGCGTCGAAGCTGGTCAAGGACAAGGCCTACGAAAAGGACACCTACTACTTCCACCCCGATCAGCTGTCCAGCACCAACGCGGTCACCGACTCAGGCGGCAAGCTTTATGAGCACCTGGAGTACTTCCCGTCGGGCGAGGCGTGGGTCGAGGAGAAGAGCAACACCCAACGCACGCCGTACCGGTTCGCCGGCAAGGAACTCGACGAGGAAACCGGCCTCTACTACTTCGGCGCCCGCTACTACGACCCGCGCACCGGACTGTGGCCGAGCACCGACCCAGCTCTCGGGGAGAACCTAACCAAGCTGTCGGAGGCCGGCGATGACTCGCCGACCCCGAACGTCGCCGCCCCGACCTTCCTCAACCTCTACAACTACGCCGACGCCAACCCTGCTTCACGGGTGGATCAAGACGGGAGGGAATCAAAACTGCTCGGGTGGGCCAAAAAGGAACTGAATAAACCCCGCCAGTTAGTCAATCCCAAAGTTATTAGCGCCCCAGTGAACATGCTCTGGGGGTTCGCGCAAGCAACGGGCGGCATTATAGCGTTTGTGGGAGGTGACACACTTACCCCCAAGCAAATGAAGGCAGTGCCTCGCCTCGGCAGGTTCGTCGGCAAGCGTATTGGAGCACCGACAAGACTTATAGGGCTTCATTACATGGCAACTGGCACTAATCGTGTTCGGCGTGGAGTTAAGCAAGGAGTCGCTGCCGCTAAAGAACCTGCATATCGGAAGCAATCCCTTCTTAAATTTGGCTCGGATCTGTTAGATCAAACCGTTGTGCCCACCCAGGTAGATCGCGAAGCGCGAAAGGACTATTTACGCAAATGGGAGCAGCTCAAGATTGATGGGAAAGCGGACCTTAAATCCGTGACGCATGGCATTAATGTGGTTAAGCAGGGCGCATGGGATCTCGCAGGAGAAGCCACGCGTCGGATGTACCCGCGCCCGAGCGATTCAGAGCATCCTCAGTAG